TGTTTCCCACAGCCCCTCACAGTCACACCTCCCACCCCAGAGTTAATGCAGCTAAGGACTTGCAAAGTAGATTCTGAAGCCATCCCACTGCAAGTCACCCTCTTTTCCCAATGACATCAATCCCTTGGCCCGATCAGGTCCTCGACCTGACAACTCTCAGCTCCTCAAGTACTTGCATTGGCAAACACATAAAGCAACTTCTTGGGCTGGCACCAACCTGCCAGTCATGGATATCCAAGGGTTTGCTTCTCACTGGGGAGTTTGGTGCTGTTGGTGTTTGCCCTCACAGACGTTCCAATTATGCTGCCACCTGGTCTAACTCACTTTGATCAGATTACCCAGAGCCATGACCTCCTACAGCATCCACCTTATGGCACCTGTGGTGGAGCCAGGCCTACCAGTGTGGGAAGGgggcttttccctgctccccccagAGGCAGCCTGTGCCAATCACTTCTCCACGGTGCAAACACATCCCTCTGGGAGACCATGCTGCCTTGATCCCCCACAAAAGGCTTTCCactctgttttcctgctctgtgcattTCCAAGTACTGAAATCACTTGGATTTCAAGGCACTTactcttcctctcctctgtgccagccccagcacatgAGCTACGCATCAAGAGATGGACAGTGTCCCGCTGCACCCTGCCTAGGCAGGTGGGAGCTGACAGGTACTGAAACACCAGCAGCCCCCCCAGCACAAGGATtcccctctgcctgctctggcagGCACATCATTCCCAACATAGGTGGGAGAGCACCAAGCAAAGACCCAAGAGGCAGCAACCTGCTCCACTGCTGGCAACGAGAGCTCAGACAATGGCACGAGTTCACCCAGGGAGCACATCAGCTTTGCCTTTCCCCCTGCATGAGTGGCAGCATGAGCTGATTCCAGGAATCCCAGTGTGGGTCACTtggtgcagctcagctgctccagagcctttaTGGACACAGTAAATGCTGCCCAGTCGGTGGTGCCTCTATCCATGCTGGCATTGAGTgggccagcagcacagaggaaggaaaaggactTCCCAGCCCTAGGGTGTGGAATAGAGAAAGGCTACCACAtctctcagcagcaggagatgggaaggATGCTCTGGGTGCCCTCCCACAGCACCATGTGGCTCCTGTGGCCAGGGGACACTGCGGAAAGCCGGGAGCAATGCACTTTGACCCTGGAAACACACCCGCGGGAGACACCTTTGAAACATtcattcccagagcagcaaaaCCTGTAAGGAAGGGGGGTTTTATCCCGTGGATGGCTACAAAATATAAAACGAGGTCAGCTGCAGGAAACTCGGGTGGGATTCAGcactcagagcagagctggccgCTTTGACAGGAGCGGAAATGCAGTGCAAAgtgccctgcagctcttcccGGGGGTCAGGTGGGCCAGAAGGGAACGGTCTGCAGCAACAGGCAGGTCTCCTTCCCTTGTCATAGTTTGTTCACTTTGGCAATTCTTTGTTGCCATTAGTAACACAGGCAAGGAATTCTATGTGTTCTGATATGGGATGGTCTGGTGTCCATCGGAGGTGCAGAGGGCCGGAGTGAGCACTGATGCCCCCAGCACCTCAGCTCTGAGCACCACTTTGGAAAACCTGGTGGAGTAAACTGATggcaaaaaatcaaaaattaaataaaaaatcaaatagaaaaaaacgATGACGGCCCTATGACAGGACTCACAGTGGGTACGATATGCAATGAGGGAAagatttaaacaagaaaactaaaaaaaagagaacagacTATCTTATGTTATGTTACCACTCATGCAGAGGTCAGAAACTGTAGGAGAATGTACCAGGAATGACTAAAGTGGCACAAAATCCAGTAAGGATGGGCCAGGCCACCTCTGGGGCTGTCTGGGCAGAGTGGTGCCCGGCGAGGGCAGCCCCGAGCCGGGTTTGGTCCCCActgcctgcacagccacccCGGCcgctgcagagctgagccaggcttTGCCTACACGCATTTGCTTAAGCTGATTTAAAGACACAGTAACACCACACGTAATTATAGATCCTCGGCACAATgaattggaaataaaaaagaaaaaatccatccctatttcaaaaaaaaaaaaagtttgctgcACACTGGGCAGTGCTGTGATAATTGGTCCCAGCTGCTGGACAACTGGTGTCACTAAACCCTGGCTTGTCTGCAACAACCAGGCTGCCCCCCCTGAAGCCCACAAAATTTTAAGGACTGAAAAAGAGCCATTAAGGGATGATAATATTCAAAAATGTCTCTGACAAGGTGCACATCatccaaaaccccaaaagcagAGTGCAGCCTCCCATGCCTGGGAGCCAGACTGGTGCTCCAGAGCCCAGAGGTCCCAAGGGCAGCTCTGAAGGCCAAACCCCGCTGGAGCCTGGGCTCTGACACCTGGAATGTGCCTCCAGACCCAGGTGACAGCAATGCAGCCGGAGTCCTCGACTGGCACCGTGGAGCCTCCAGCCAGCGCTAGCACTGGGACCACCTAAACCCAAAGGGTGACCAGGGCAATGGAAGTAGCACAgtggaaaggggaaggaaggaaggcaagagaagacagggaagggaaggctgcTACAGACAGGGCCAAAAAGATGCAGAGGAGCTGCGAAGGGCACGGGATGCACCAGCCCTGCCCTAGTACTCATCCCCAGATTCCAGGGGATGAGGGTGCCAGAGAGCGGATGTTCTGTGACAGGAGAAACTCACTTCGTCTCTATTTTAGCCTGATAGACCTTCTCCCGGTGCTGCTCTGAACCGGCCTCACCCAGACTGGGATGAGGGGACCGATGTCGCTCGCCGAGGAGCCAGGACCCCTCCTGGTACCGCCACGCTACCGCGGGAGGGCTGGTTTCCTCCCCGGTGAGGGCGGCAGGAAGCGCCGCCTCCCTCGCCCGGTCCTGCCGCTGCCCGGCCATCACCGTGGGCACGGGCGGGGGaccggccgcccccgccgccccgccccgggcgTCGGGGGGCGTCGGCATGGAGCGGCACCGCCCCGGCCGCAGCCCGCCCCGGGTCTGGGTCCGCGGGGGTTCCCCGGCGAGCCCCCCGCCCGAGGCGCGGCACGTCCCGCTCCCGAGCCCCGCGAGGCCACGGCACGGCCCACGGCCCCgggccgccgccggggccccgcGGGGCGGGCAGCACCCCCCCGCCCGGGACACGGCGGTCTCGCGGCCGCTCCGGGGGCTTCGCCCTGCACCCCGCAGCCTTGCCGAGGGCTAGGCCCCGCCGTGCTGCCCCGCGCCcgctcccgcagcccccggcTCAACAGTTgcccccggggccgctccccgGCGGAGCgtcccgcagccccggcagctGCGGCCGggcccccgcgccgccgcaCCGGGGCAGCCCCGGACATGGAGGTGGCGGCTGCCGCGCTGCCCCCGGGGAAGGCTCTTCCGCCACCGCCCGGCACACGGCCGGCTGTCACCCGCAGCCGAACCGGCACCCGCAGCCGAACCGGCcccgggcgcggcggcggccggggcgggcTGGGGCCATGCCGCCAAACTCCACGAGCACCCGGCGCCGCCGTCCCACCACCGCCCCGAGAGCGCCGCGCtgcgcggccgccccgccccgccgcgggaCCCCCCGCACCGCCCCGGCAGCGGCAGGTGCCGCCGGTGCCGGAGCCGGAGCAGCCGTGCCGGGCAGGGCAGCGGCTCCGCCGCGCCGTCGCGGGGCGGAgagcggagccgccgccgccgcccgctgCCCCCCGCCCGGCGCTGTCAGTgcccgccgcgcccccgccgcTGTCCCGCCGCAGGACGTCGCCGGTCCCCCCAGCCCGCACaccccccccgcgccgccccaccgccgccgccgggggTGTCCCGGGACCGTTTCCATGGAGATCCCGTCCGGACGGCCGGGAGGGGGGGTCGGGCCACCCGCTCCCCCCCGCCTGCCCCCGTGTGCCGTGGGTG
The sequence above is a segment of the Vidua chalybeata isolate OUT-0048 chromosome 14, bVidCha1 merged haplotype, whole genome shotgun sequence genome. Coding sequences within it:
- the LOC128795372 gene encoding basic proline-rich protein-like, with product MERHRPGRSPPRVWVRGGSPASPPPEARHVPLPSPARPRHGPRPRAAAGAPRGGQHPPARDTAPCRGLGPAVLPRARSRSPRLNSCPRGRSPAERPAAPAAAAGPPRRRTGAAPDMEVAAAALPPGKALPPPPGTRPAVTRSRTGTRSRTGPGRGGGRGGLGPCRQTPRAPGAAVPPPPRERRAARPPRPAAGPPAPPRQRQVPPVPEPEQPCRAGQRLRRAVAGRRAEPPPPPAAPRPALSVPAAPPPLSRRRTSPVPPARTPPPRRPTAAAGGVPGPFPWRSRPDGREGGSGHPLPPACPRVPWVRGGTGPGCPGSGGRGPARGGAGRWVRTCFPRRAGGGGRRAGAGPCPRRRVGPRVLRAALRRQRRRRRRHWQRQPECEGESEPRPRGLPGAVVRLPGPGAAEPPRGLRVPACRALRPARGGRSGEGTGGRGEGTREGARGASSAPVPDAPLPLAPLPSARYSPPGAHRRPRPREGGCPRAQRGWPVERTWTRLPSPGGRVAPTPATLPLGDPPGPPPPVRLDAPRGAQR